From the genome of Streptomyces xanthophaeus:
GCCTGGGGCTGGGGGAGTACCCGTACCCTGCTGTGCTCCGCCCTGGCCGTGACGGCCGGTGCTCTGTTCCTGCTGCGGGAGCGGGCCGCCTGCCACCCGCTGGTCGACCTGCGGCTCCTGCGGAATCTCCCGTACGTCCTGGTGACCGCGATGGGTTCGCTCACCAACATGGGCTACGGCGTCACCGTCTTCCTGGCCACTCTCTACCTCCAGGGCGTACGCGGGCTCTCGCCGCTGCTGGCGGGCACGGTGTTCCTGGCCCCGGCCCTGCTCGTCGCCGTCAGCGGCCCGCTCGGGGTACGCCTGGGCCGGCACATGCGGCCGACCGCGGTCATGGCACTGGCCGGCGCGGTCGCGGGCACCGGAATGTACGCGCTCGCCCAGGCCGGCGCATGGTGGCTGTACGTGCCGGTGTTCGCGTGGTGCGGCCTGGGCCTGGGCCTGGGCTGGACCTACTCCAGCGTGGCGACCCAGCAGGTCGTCGCACCGGCCAGGGCGGGGGAGGCCTCGGGCGTACTGCTGACGTTCCTGGTCACGCTGGGCGCGATCGCCCTCGCCGGGACGGCCGCGGCGCTCTCCGCGATGACCCCGCAGCGGCCGCCCGAGGACGCCTACGACACGGTCCTGCAGCTGGGCGGGACGGTCATCGTCGCGGCATCGGCCGTCGTCATGGCCGTACGCCACCGGCTCGTGCGGCGCGGCAGGATCCCGCCGCTGTCCCTGCGGGCGGACGACACCACCGCACGGGAGCCGGGCCGCCGGCCCTGACGGGCGCGGAGCGGACGCCACGCCCCGGTGTGCCCGGCCGACGGGACCCCGGGTGGCCGCGCCTCCCTCACCCGCGTCCCTCACCCGCGTTCCTCAGCCGTGTCCCGCACGCCGTGACGGGGGACGCGAGGGCAGGGCCGGCGGCCCGCGCTGGCCCGCGGCGCCACCCCGGGGCGGCCGGCCACCGCACCGGGGACCTCCCCCCGATCTGCTGCCGGCCGGACCGGTCCGCGGGTCTGCGGCGCGCCCTGGACCGGCAGGACCGCGGCCATGCCGATGGAGCCGCTGCCGGCCGGAGCCCAGGGGGCGGGGGAGGTCTGGCCCGGGTGCCGGCGGCCGTCCCCGCCGATGGGCGGCACCAGCGCGGCCGTCCCGCCACGACCGGCATCCAGCCCGGCCGGGACGGCGCCGTGACGGGGCGGGCCGGCGATCGCGCGGCCCCGCCCGCGGCCGCGCGTACGGCTGTGAGCGCCCGGGACGCGCCGCCGATGCTGCCATCGCCGGCACCATCGCCATCGCCATCGCCGGCACCGGCACCGGCACCGGCACCATCGCCGGCACCGGCGCCTGCCGGCGGCGCGTGTTCCGGGTCCGGGGGCCTTGTCGTGCGTGTCCCGTGTCCCCGGCGGGCCTGTGCCGTGCGCAGCCGGGTGCGCCGGCGGTGGAACAACTGCCGGGCGGCCACCCGGACCTCCCGGGGCCGGAGCGGCCGGCAGGCCGTCAGGACACGGGCGAGGCCGCTCCGGACGGGACCGCCTCCCGCGTTGACGGCTCGCGGCCACGGCCGGATAACAGCGGCCGCCGCCGGACACCAGGCCCGCCGCTCCGGGGATCTGCGGGGGTGCGGGCCGGGACGGGCAACGGGTCCGGCGGTGGTGGAAGACGCGCCCGCGGCAGGACGGCTGCGGCACCGGCGTGCCCGGCCGGCCGCCTCCCGACGCGTCGCGCAGGCACCGGAGTTCGGGGAACCGGGTGCGCAGCCCGGTACCGAGACCGCCTGGACCAGGCCCACGTCCACGAATCCCGCGGTCCGCCCGGTCCCGTCCGCC
Proteins encoded in this window:
- a CDS encoding MFS transporter; translation: MHAETSPAACRTGAFVAVAVALFCIQLDFFALNLALPGIAAELGVTVSAAQWTLSAYMLAIGCFFIVGGRVGDVFGRRGSLLAGLALFTAGSVGCALASGLGLLVAARVLQGVGAAFVFPVSVSVITNTFPGETRARALGAVFGVANIGTALGPFVGGGLTEGPGWRWIFWLMAPLGLFSLLTAVLYVPDSRDSSVPRELDLPGCALIVCSLAALTLAVERGDAWGWGSTRTLLCSALAVTAGALFLLRERAACHPLVDLRLLRNLPYVLVTAMGSLTNMGYGVTVFLATLYLQGVRGLSPLLAGTVFLAPALLVAVSGPLGVRLGRHMRPTAVMALAGAVAGTGMYALAQAGAWWLYVPVFAWCGLGLGLGWTYSSVATQQVVAPARAGEASGVLLTFLVTLGAIALAGTAAALSAMTPQRPPEDAYDTVLQLGGTVIVAASAVVMAVRHRLVRRGRIPPLSLRADDTTAREPGRRP